One window of Channa argus isolate prfri chromosome 4, Channa argus male v1.0, whole genome shotgun sequence genomic DNA carries:
- the si:ch211-132f19.7 gene encoding adenylate cyclase type 8 isoform X1, with protein MGDDACGVLRNGNCEAARQTSDITFSANINPAPGLRRKHLLWKNAVRNIIDQHHLYSLRLAGGLERGRHRIVVTDAYIADINSQIRNKASRGGLWQKRRSSAARIHPMTPRVTVPPRAKHNSLSETDFFKSCGSTIRGVFIPTLQHTFKSQDLEQLYQQFSSGQRRTSLVVTNVIDILTRLLISLLTWPPGWGGVACDWLTGLAVILCVAICLALTRREVMSSPQWLRYLSLVSWLSQTVQVMVGIFSWAESDHSWYVFFTLFSTYTLLPLPLLWSIVAGATTSTLHLLVDVFCHYGDRTFIRKVLSKALLYLAMNTAGLFIHYLSDRTQRHAFLETRRCIEGRVRLERENRRQERLVMSILPRFLVLEMISDMATVDEYLLPQQFHKIYIHHYKDVSILFADIIGFTSLSLVLSAQELVKTLNELFGQFDKLAEEHQCLRIKILGDCYYCVSGVPEPQRAHARCCVEMGLSMINTIRYVRRELQQELDMRIGVHSGSVLCGVLGLQKWQFDIWSWDVDIANSLEAAGVPGRIHISRATLDCLGGIYETEEGHGQERNEFLRKHNIDTYLIRPALREETEPPRARRPSYDEMATWSAELPFGDILGMNFILATFTNGSLTQLPNHIAAQRSGSREVNKRICEAMEVRSSERMRKEHITSFTQVFKDSHMEGKYSQMRDELFKSNMVCSFILLLLLMAVQVLIPSPRLCPMIVQFVISGSIYILLLILSLGEEFKHCPAPLQSLCCWIHETKSARTLLTLTAITVNFGVASSDILWCTSSEASPASTWPDIDICTHPEYMVLSGVVATVTCAVFLRLSCVLKLAVLLLAAALYTYLIETHRSHHLCRKGVCVVLMVMFVVAVLYNSRQLEATARLDFLWRLQARKEVEDMKELREHNECLLLNILPAHVAQHFLERERHNEQLYSQTYERVGVLFASLPGFSDFYERKELVHQHVECLRLLNHIITDFDELLDECYFQEVEKIKTIGSSYMAASGLSPDRQECEDDWHHLSELVLFALAMQETLKHINTHTGNNFQLRVGIAHGPVIAGVIGATKPQYDIWGATVNMASRMESTGVSGKIQVPESTSCILVERGFLRQLRGNIYVKGISELHGKVRTYFVSNRDERSSFVERGGGRGFNLNRNTLGAVVYSLVQARKREKLREENGGFHLVEAS; from the exons ATGGGTGACGATGCCTGCGGCGTGTTGAGGAATGGCAACTGCGAAGCGGCGCGCCAGACCAGCGACATCACCTTTAGCGCCAACATAAACCCCGCCCCTGGCCTGCGCAGGAAACACCTGTTGTGGAAAAACGCCGTCAGAAACATCATTGATCAGCATCACCTGTACTCGCTGAGGCTCGCCGGAGGCCTTGAAAGAGGAAGGCACCGCATCGTCGTCACCGACGCCTACATCGCTGACATCAACAG TCAGATTCGCAATAAGGCTTCTCGGGGAGGACTTTGGCAGAAACGACGCTCGTCAGCAGCTCGAATCCACCCGATGACACCGAGGGTCACTGTGCCTCCACGGGCAAAACACAACTCGCTTAGTGAGACTGACTTCTTCAAGTCGTGTGGGTCAACGATTCGAGGCGTCTTCATTCCTACACTGCAACAcacatttaa GTCTCAGGACCTGGAGCAGCTGTATCAGCAGTTTTCCTCCGGCCAGAGACGAACTTCACTGGTTGTCACCAACGTCATCGACATCCTGACCCGACTCCTCATCTCTCTGCTGACGTGGCCGCCTGGCTGGGGGGGGGTCGCCTGTGATTGGCTGACCGGGCTCGCTGTCATCCTGTGTGTGGCGATCTGTCTGGCTCTGACCAGGAGGGAGGTGATGTCATCGCCACAGTGGCTGAG GTACCTGTCACTGGTGAGCTGGTTGTCTCAGACCGTCCAGGTGATGGTCGGTATTTTCTCTTGGGCTGAGAGCGATCACTCTTGGTACGTCTTCTTCACCTTGTTCTCCACCTACACCCTGCTGCCCCTCCCCCTACTCTGGTCCATTGTTGCCGGGGCAACCACCTCCACCCTGCATCTGCTGGTGGACGTCTTCTGTCACTACGGCGACCGCACCTTCATCAGAAAG GTGTTGTCGAAGGCCTTGCTTTACCTGGCTATGAACACAGCGGGTCTGTTCATCCACTACCTGTCGGACCGGACTCAGAGACATGCCTTTTTGGAGACCAGACGCTGTATAGAGGGACGAGTCCGACTGGAGAGAGAGAATCGAAGACAG GAGCGTCTGGTGATGTCCATCCTGCCTCGTTTTCTGGTTCTGGAGATGATCAGTGACATGGCCACTGTGGATGAATATCTGCTGCCTCAGCAGTTTCACAAGATCTACATCCACCACTACAAAGACGTCAG CATCCTGTTTGCGGACATCATCGGCTTCACTTCCCTCTCATTGGTTCTGTCGGCTCAGGAACTCGTTAAAACTCTCAATGAACTCTTTGGTCAATTTGATAAGCTGGCTGAG GAGCATCAGTGTTTGCGCATAAAGATCCTGGGGGACTGTTATTACTGTGTATCAGGAGTCCCTGAGCCTCAGAGAGCACACGCTCGCTGCTGTGTGGAGATGGGGCTCAGTATGATCAACACTATACG GTATGTTCGGCGGGAGCTGCAACAGGAGCTGGACATGAGGATCGGTGTCCACTCTGGTTCGGTTCTGTGTGGGGTGTTGGGACTTCAAAAGTGGCAGTTTGACATCTGGAGTTGGGACGTGGATATTGCCAACAGTCTGGAGGCTGCAGGAGTGCCAGG GCGGATTCATATCTCTCGGGCGACTCTGGACTGTCTGGGGGGGATTTATGAGACAGAGGAGGGGCATGGCCAGGAACGCAACGAGTTTCTTCGGAAACACAACATCGACACGTACCTGATCCGCCCAGCACTGCGGGAGGAGACTGAGCCCCCGAGAGCGAGGCGTCCCAGTTATGACGAGATGGCGACTTGGAGCGCCGAGCTGCCGTTCGGAGACATTCTGGGAATGAATTTT ATCCTTGCCACCTTCACTAATGGCTCTCTGACCCAGCTGCCCAATCACATCGCGGCTCAGCGCTCAGGGTCGCGGGAAGTCAACAAGAGGATTTGTGAGGCCATGGAGGTTCGGAGCAGCGAGCGAATGAGAAAGGAGCACATCACCTCCTTCACTCAGGTGTTCAAGGACTCACACATGGAGGGAAAG TACTCCCAAATGAGAGACGAACTCTTCAAGTCCAACATGGTTTGTTCTTTCATCTTGCTGCTGTTACTGATGGCTGTCCAAGTGCTAATCCCCTCCCCCAG GTTGTGTCCCATGATTGTTCAGTTCGTAATCAGCGGCAGCATTTACATCCTGCTCCTCATACTGAGTCTGGGGGAGGAGTTTAAGCATTGCCCTGCCCCTCTTCAGTCGCTCTGCTGCTGGATTCACGAAACCAAGAGTGCCCGCACGCTTCTCACGCTCACTGCCATCACTGTCAACTTTGGCGTTGCCTCCTCGGACATC CTGTGGTGCACTTCCTCAGAAGCATCCCCCGCCTCCACCTGGCCTGACATCGACATCTGTACACATCCAGAG TACATGGTGCTGAGCGGTGTGGTTGCCACGGTTACCTGCGCAGTGTTCCTCAGGTTGAGCTGTGTGCTGAAGCTGGCTGTGCTCCTCCTGGCTGCTGCCCTCTACACCTACCTCATAGAGACACACAG ATCACATCACTTGTGCAGGAAAGGAGTTTGTGTCGTTCTCATGGTgatgtttgtggtggctgtccTTTACAACAGCAGACAG CTGGAGGCAACGGCCCGCCTCGACTTCCTGTGGCGCCTCCAAGCAAGGAAGGAGGTGGAGGACATGAAGGAGCTGAGGGAGCACAACGAGTGTCTGCTGCTCAACATCCTGCCCGCCCACGTCGCACAGCACTTCCTGGAGAGAGAGCGCCACAATGAG caATTGTACTCCCAGACGTACGAGCGGGTTGGCGTCCTCTTTGCCTCTCTGCCGGGTTTCTCCGACTTCTATGAGCGGAAGGAGCTCGTTCATCAGCACGTGGAGTGCCTCCGACTCCTCAACCACATCATCACTGACTTTGATGAG CTGTTGGATGAATGTTATTTCCAGGAAGTGGAGAAGATTAAAACCATTGGCAGCTCATACATGGCAGCTTCCGGTCTTTCTCCTGACAGACAG gaGTGTGAGGATGACTGGCATCACCTCAGTGAGTTGGTGCTGTTTGCTCTGGCCATGCAGGAAACACtcaaacacatcaacacacacacaggaaacaacTTCCAGCTTCGAGTTG GTATCGCTCACGGCCCAGTGATCGCAGGTGTGATTGGTGCCACCAAACCTCAGTACGACATCTGGGGGGCGACGGTGAACATGGCGAGCAGGATGGAGAGTACTGGAGTCAGTGGAAAGATACAG GTCCCCGAGTCCACCAGCTGTATTCTGGTTGAGCGTGGCTTCCTACGGCAGCTGAGAGGGAACATATATGTCAAAGGCATCAGTGAACTCCACGGAAAG GTTCGTACATATTTCGTGAGCAATCGGGATGAACGATCCAGCTTCGTGGAGCGTGGTGGTGGGCGAGGCTTCAATCTGAACAGGAACACACTGGGAGCTGTGGTTTACAGTCTGGTTCaggccagaaagagagagaaactgaggGAGGAGAATGGAGGGTTCCACCTGGTGGAGGCGTCGTAG
- the dnajc27 gene encoding dnaJ homolog subfamily C member 27 isoform X2, with protein sequence METNVPKRRDNKKSLRVKVISLGNAEVGKSCIIKRYCEKRFVPKYLATIGIDYGVTKVQVRDREIKVNIFDMAGHPFFYEVRNEFYKDSQGVLLVYDVGLRESFDALDSWLGEMKQEMGSQANMDSIVFVVCANKVDLTKRRVVDEGEGRLWAESRGFHYFETSAQSGEGINEMFQAFFSSITDMCENGGKRPVSEVSVGFTKEQADTIRRIRNSKDSWDMLGVKPGATRFTIAATHNRDLQRRRLHLNSCDTK encoded by the exons ATGGAGACAAACGTTCCGAAAAGGCGAGACAATAAGAAATCACTGCGTGTGAAGGTGATAAGCCTCGGAAATGCCGAAGTCGGAAAG AGCTGCATCATCAAACGCTACTGTGAGAAGAGGTTTGTTCCTAAATATTTGGCCACTATTGGGATCGACTACGGTGTCACAAA AGTGCAGGTTCGTGACAGAGAAATTAAAGTGAACATCTTCGACATGGCCGGTCATCCTTTCTTCTACGAA GTGCGTAATGAGTTTTATAAAGACAGTCAGGGGGTGCTGCTGGTTTACGACGTCGGCCTCAGGGAGAGTTTCGATGCTCTCGACAGCTGGTTGGGGGAGATGAAACAAGAAATGGGCTCTCAGGCCAACATGGACAGCATCGTGTTTGTCGTCTGTGCCAATAAG gtgGACCTAACGAAGAGGCGAGTGGTGGACGAGGGGGAGGGACGTCTGTGGGCGGAGTCTCGAGGTTTTCATTACTTTGAGACGTCAGCACAAAGTGGCGAAGGCATCAACGAGATGTTTCAG GCCTTCTTCTCGTCCATCACTGACATGTGTGAGAACGGGGGGAAGCGTCCAGTGTCGGAGGTCAGCGTCGGTTTCACCAAAGAGCAGGCCGACACTATCCGACGCATCCGCAACAGCAAGGACTCCTGGGATATGCTGGGTGTCAAACCTGGTGCCACGCG GTTTACCATTGCAGCTACACACAACAGGGACCTACAAAGGCGGAGACTACATTTAAACAGTTGTGACACCAAGTAA
- the si:ch211-132f19.7 gene encoding adenylate cyclase type 8 isoform X2 has protein sequence MGDDACGVLRNGNCEAARQTSDITFSANINPAPGLRRKHLLWKNAVRNIIDQHHLYSLRLAGGLERGRHRIVVTDAYIADINSQIRNKASRGGLWQKRRSSAARIHPMTPRVTVPPRAKHNSLSETDFFKSCGSTIRGVFIPTLQHTFKSQDLEQLYQQFSSGQRRTSLVVTNVIDILTRLLISLLTWPPGWGGVACDWLTGLAVILCVAICLALTRREVMSSPQWLRYLSLVSWLSQTVQVMVGIFSWAESDHSWYVFFTLFSTYTLLPLPLLWSIVAGATTSTLHLLVDVFCHYGDRTFIRKVLSKALLYLAMNTAGLFIHYLSDRTQRHAFLETRRCIEGRVRLERENRRQERLVMSILPRFLVLEMISDMATVDEYLLPQQFHKIYIHHYKDVSILFADIIGFTSLSLVLSAQELVKTLNELFGQFDKLAEEHQCLRIKILGDCYYCVSGVPEPQRAHARCCVEMGLSMINTIRYVRRELQQELDMRIGVHSGSVLCGVLGLQKWQFDIWSWDVDIANSLEAAGVPGRIHISRATLDCLGGIYETEEGHGQERNEFLRKHNIDTYLIRPALREETEPPRARRPSYDEMATWSAELPFGDILGMNFILATFTNGSLTQLPNHIAAQRSGSREVNKRICEAMEVRSSERMRKEHITSFTQVFKDSHMEGKYSQMRDELFKSNMVCSFILLLLLMAVQVLIPSPRLCPMIVQFVISGSIYILLLILSLGEEFKHCPAPLQSLCCWIHETKSARTLLTLTAITVNFGVASSDILWCTSSEASPASTWPDIDICTHPEYMVLSGVVATVTCAVFLRLSCVLKLAVLLLAAALYTYLIETHRSHHLCRKGVCVVLMVMFVVAVLYNSRQLEATARLDFLWRLQARKEVEDMKELREHNECLLLNILPAHVAQHFLERERHNELLDECYFQEVEKIKTIGSSYMAASGLSPDRQECEDDWHHLSELVLFALAMQETLKHINTHTGNNFQLRVGIAHGPVIAGVIGATKPQYDIWGATVNMASRMESTGVSGKIQVPESTSCILVERGFLRQLRGNIYVKGISELHGKVRTYFVSNRDERSSFVERGGGRGFNLNRNTLGAVVYSLVQARKREKLREENGGFHLVEAS, from the exons ATGGGTGACGATGCCTGCGGCGTGTTGAGGAATGGCAACTGCGAAGCGGCGCGCCAGACCAGCGACATCACCTTTAGCGCCAACATAAACCCCGCCCCTGGCCTGCGCAGGAAACACCTGTTGTGGAAAAACGCCGTCAGAAACATCATTGATCAGCATCACCTGTACTCGCTGAGGCTCGCCGGAGGCCTTGAAAGAGGAAGGCACCGCATCGTCGTCACCGACGCCTACATCGCTGACATCAACAG TCAGATTCGCAATAAGGCTTCTCGGGGAGGACTTTGGCAGAAACGACGCTCGTCAGCAGCTCGAATCCACCCGATGACACCGAGGGTCACTGTGCCTCCACGGGCAAAACACAACTCGCTTAGTGAGACTGACTTCTTCAAGTCGTGTGGGTCAACGATTCGAGGCGTCTTCATTCCTACACTGCAACAcacatttaa GTCTCAGGACCTGGAGCAGCTGTATCAGCAGTTTTCCTCCGGCCAGAGACGAACTTCACTGGTTGTCACCAACGTCATCGACATCCTGACCCGACTCCTCATCTCTCTGCTGACGTGGCCGCCTGGCTGGGGGGGGGTCGCCTGTGATTGGCTGACCGGGCTCGCTGTCATCCTGTGTGTGGCGATCTGTCTGGCTCTGACCAGGAGGGAGGTGATGTCATCGCCACAGTGGCTGAG GTACCTGTCACTGGTGAGCTGGTTGTCTCAGACCGTCCAGGTGATGGTCGGTATTTTCTCTTGGGCTGAGAGCGATCACTCTTGGTACGTCTTCTTCACCTTGTTCTCCACCTACACCCTGCTGCCCCTCCCCCTACTCTGGTCCATTGTTGCCGGGGCAACCACCTCCACCCTGCATCTGCTGGTGGACGTCTTCTGTCACTACGGCGACCGCACCTTCATCAGAAAG GTGTTGTCGAAGGCCTTGCTTTACCTGGCTATGAACACAGCGGGTCTGTTCATCCACTACCTGTCGGACCGGACTCAGAGACATGCCTTTTTGGAGACCAGACGCTGTATAGAGGGACGAGTCCGACTGGAGAGAGAGAATCGAAGACAG GAGCGTCTGGTGATGTCCATCCTGCCTCGTTTTCTGGTTCTGGAGATGATCAGTGACATGGCCACTGTGGATGAATATCTGCTGCCTCAGCAGTTTCACAAGATCTACATCCACCACTACAAAGACGTCAG CATCCTGTTTGCGGACATCATCGGCTTCACTTCCCTCTCATTGGTTCTGTCGGCTCAGGAACTCGTTAAAACTCTCAATGAACTCTTTGGTCAATTTGATAAGCTGGCTGAG GAGCATCAGTGTTTGCGCATAAAGATCCTGGGGGACTGTTATTACTGTGTATCAGGAGTCCCTGAGCCTCAGAGAGCACACGCTCGCTGCTGTGTGGAGATGGGGCTCAGTATGATCAACACTATACG GTATGTTCGGCGGGAGCTGCAACAGGAGCTGGACATGAGGATCGGTGTCCACTCTGGTTCGGTTCTGTGTGGGGTGTTGGGACTTCAAAAGTGGCAGTTTGACATCTGGAGTTGGGACGTGGATATTGCCAACAGTCTGGAGGCTGCAGGAGTGCCAGG GCGGATTCATATCTCTCGGGCGACTCTGGACTGTCTGGGGGGGATTTATGAGACAGAGGAGGGGCATGGCCAGGAACGCAACGAGTTTCTTCGGAAACACAACATCGACACGTACCTGATCCGCCCAGCACTGCGGGAGGAGACTGAGCCCCCGAGAGCGAGGCGTCCCAGTTATGACGAGATGGCGACTTGGAGCGCCGAGCTGCCGTTCGGAGACATTCTGGGAATGAATTTT ATCCTTGCCACCTTCACTAATGGCTCTCTGACCCAGCTGCCCAATCACATCGCGGCTCAGCGCTCAGGGTCGCGGGAAGTCAACAAGAGGATTTGTGAGGCCATGGAGGTTCGGAGCAGCGAGCGAATGAGAAAGGAGCACATCACCTCCTTCACTCAGGTGTTCAAGGACTCACACATGGAGGGAAAG TACTCCCAAATGAGAGACGAACTCTTCAAGTCCAACATGGTTTGTTCTTTCATCTTGCTGCTGTTACTGATGGCTGTCCAAGTGCTAATCCCCTCCCCCAG GTTGTGTCCCATGATTGTTCAGTTCGTAATCAGCGGCAGCATTTACATCCTGCTCCTCATACTGAGTCTGGGGGAGGAGTTTAAGCATTGCCCTGCCCCTCTTCAGTCGCTCTGCTGCTGGATTCACGAAACCAAGAGTGCCCGCACGCTTCTCACGCTCACTGCCATCACTGTCAACTTTGGCGTTGCCTCCTCGGACATC CTGTGGTGCACTTCCTCAGAAGCATCCCCCGCCTCCACCTGGCCTGACATCGACATCTGTACACATCCAGAG TACATGGTGCTGAGCGGTGTGGTTGCCACGGTTACCTGCGCAGTGTTCCTCAGGTTGAGCTGTGTGCTGAAGCTGGCTGTGCTCCTCCTGGCTGCTGCCCTCTACACCTACCTCATAGAGACACACAG ATCACATCACTTGTGCAGGAAAGGAGTTTGTGTCGTTCTCATGGTgatgtttgtggtggctgtccTTTACAACAGCAGACAG CTGGAGGCAACGGCCCGCCTCGACTTCCTGTGGCGCCTCCAAGCAAGGAAGGAGGTGGAGGACATGAAGGAGCTGAGGGAGCACAACGAGTGTCTGCTGCTCAACATCCTGCCCGCCCACGTCGCACAGCACTTCCTGGAGAGAGAGCGCCACAATGAG CTGTTGGATGAATGTTATTTCCAGGAAGTGGAGAAGATTAAAACCATTGGCAGCTCATACATGGCAGCTTCCGGTCTTTCTCCTGACAGACAG gaGTGTGAGGATGACTGGCATCACCTCAGTGAGTTGGTGCTGTTTGCTCTGGCCATGCAGGAAACACtcaaacacatcaacacacacacaggaaacaacTTCCAGCTTCGAGTTG GTATCGCTCACGGCCCAGTGATCGCAGGTGTGATTGGTGCCACCAAACCTCAGTACGACATCTGGGGGGCGACGGTGAACATGGCGAGCAGGATGGAGAGTACTGGAGTCAGTGGAAAGATACAG GTCCCCGAGTCCACCAGCTGTATTCTGGTTGAGCGTGGCTTCCTACGGCAGCTGAGAGGGAACATATATGTCAAAGGCATCAGTGAACTCCACGGAAAG GTTCGTACATATTTCGTGAGCAATCGGGATGAACGATCCAGCTTCGTGGAGCGTGGTGGTGGGCGAGGCTTCAATCTGAACAGGAACACACTGGGAGCTGTGGTTTACAGTCTGGTTCaggccagaaagagagagaaactgaggGAGGAGAATGGAGGGTTCCACCTGGTGGAGGCGTCGTAG
- the dnajc27 gene encoding dnaJ homolog subfamily C member 27 isoform X1, giving the protein METNVPKRRDNKKSLRVKVISLGNAEVGKSCIIKRYCEKRFVPKYLATIGIDYGVTKVQVRDREIKVNIFDMAGHPFFYEVRNEFYKDSQGVLLVYDVGLRESFDALDSWLGEMKQEMGSQANMDSIVFVVCANKVDLTKRRVVDEGEGRLWAESRGFHYFETSAQSGEGINEMFQAFFSSITDMCENGGKRPVSEVSVGFTKEQADTIRRIRNSKDSWDMLGVKPGATREEVNKAYRKLAVLLHPDKCVAPGSEDAFKAVVNARTSLLKNIK; this is encoded by the exons ATGGAGACAAACGTTCCGAAAAGGCGAGACAATAAGAAATCACTGCGTGTGAAGGTGATAAGCCTCGGAAATGCCGAAGTCGGAAAG AGCTGCATCATCAAACGCTACTGTGAGAAGAGGTTTGTTCCTAAATATTTGGCCACTATTGGGATCGACTACGGTGTCACAAA AGTGCAGGTTCGTGACAGAGAAATTAAAGTGAACATCTTCGACATGGCCGGTCATCCTTTCTTCTACGAA GTGCGTAATGAGTTTTATAAAGACAGTCAGGGGGTGCTGCTGGTTTACGACGTCGGCCTCAGGGAGAGTTTCGATGCTCTCGACAGCTGGTTGGGGGAGATGAAACAAGAAATGGGCTCTCAGGCCAACATGGACAGCATCGTGTTTGTCGTCTGTGCCAATAAG gtgGACCTAACGAAGAGGCGAGTGGTGGACGAGGGGGAGGGACGTCTGTGGGCGGAGTCTCGAGGTTTTCATTACTTTGAGACGTCAGCACAAAGTGGCGAAGGCATCAACGAGATGTTTCAG GCCTTCTTCTCGTCCATCACTGACATGTGTGAGAACGGGGGGAAGCGTCCAGTGTCGGAGGTCAGCGTCGGTTTCACCAAAGAGCAGGCCGACACTATCCGACGCATCCGCAACAGCAAGGACTCCTGGGATATGCTGGGTGTCAAACCTGGTGCCACGCG TGAGGAGGTGAACAAGGCGTACAGGAAGCTGGCCGTCCTGCTGCACCCGGATAAATGTGTCGCCCCTGGTAGTGAAGATGCCTTCAAGGCTGTGGTGAACGCTCGCACTTCACTTTTGAAGAAcattaaataa